In Meiothermus ruber DSM 1279, the following proteins share a genomic window:
- a CDS encoding sigma-70 domain-containing protein, whose amino-acid sequence MYDSIRLMVGGLGLLSREMVMRNYIAYKHGDGQAFEALVAHYGYLAFEKAFRLFHRLGDEARDLAQELLCEVVEVLSKPLPSGSKNLTFWVNVALDRKVRERLTQDGVGTYRENRLLKKLVAVRLELEGEKGRAPTHPELAQALGVDEETLERLLAVEEANRILSLSAPHPETGTRLEEMVASTEEEDVLEELEEALEKARLGLKAEELSTLDRFLAGEEVSQANLDALAATLKARMVA is encoded by the coding sequence ATGTACGACAGCATCCGGCTGATGGTCGGCGGCCTCGGGCTTTTGTCGCGGGAGATGGTCATGCGGAACTACATCGCTTACAAGCACGGGGATGGCCAGGCTTTCGAGGCCCTGGTGGCGCACTACGGCTACCTGGCGTTCGAGAAGGCTTTCCGGCTGTTCCACCGCCTCGGCGACGAGGCCCGTGACCTGGCCCAGGAGCTTTTGTGTGAAGTGGTGGAGGTGCTCTCGAAACCGCTTCCCTCCGGCTCCAAGAACCTCACCTTCTGGGTGAACGTGGCCCTCGACCGCAAGGTCCGGGAGCGGCTGACCCAGGACGGCGTGGGCACGTACCGCGAGAACCGGCTTCTCAAGAAGCTGGTGGCGGTGCGGCTGGAGCTGGAAGGGGAAAAGGGACGCGCCCCCACCCACCCCGAGCTGGCGCAGGCCCTCGGGGTCGATGAGGAGACCCTCGAGCGCCTTCTCGCTGTGGAGGAGGCAAACCGCATTCTCAGCCTATCGGCTCCACACCCGGAGACCGGCACACGGCTGGAGGAGATGGTTGCGTCAACCGAAGAGGAAGACGTGCTCGAGGAGCTTGAGGAAGCCCTGGAGAAAGCCCGACTGGGGCTGAAGGCTGAGGAACTCTCTACCCTCGACCGCTTCCTGGCGGGAGAGGAAGTCTCCCAGGCCAATCTGGACGCCCTGGCGGCGACGCTCAAGGCCCGCATGGTCGCATAG